From the Moorena sp. SIOASIH genome, the window TGGTAGAACTGGCATCTTGCCAGTTTCAATATATTTTCGGGCGGGCAGGATGCCCACTCTACTCCTATTCAAAAGAAGACTGACGCAACGCTCCCTCTTGCCTGTTCTCTGCTCCCTGCTCCCAGCTCCGAAGCTCCCTATAACATTGACTTATGGGCTGTTTTTTGATAATATTATTTACTGGAATTATTGTTGAATAAAATTCAATTAAAGATTAAACAATTTTCTATGAAGAATTATATCAATTATCCTAATTATGATGGAGTTTGCTTAGGGAGCAGGTCAAAGTTGCAGAACATTTGTACTATGTACCATGAGAGCAAGCTTAAACCCATGAGGGGGCTATAGATAATGTACAAATATTCTGCATAAGTGACATGCTCCCCCTATTACCTATTACCCATTACCTATTACCCATTACCTATTACCCATTACCCAGATTTAGTACTAATGTTGCTGCATAAGTGACATGCTCCCGTTTGCTTATCCTTTTAAGGCAAAGGCCAGAATTAATAAGGTCTTAAAGGCAATCAGCGCAATCAGTGCCAATAAAGACTTTACCTCATAGGTATAATCAATGCTATCTTCAAGCAATTTAGTAAATTGTCCTGAAAGCTCTAGGTTACTAAGAATACAGAATTAGGGTCTAACTAATCAGCACTGATTTTACGATTTAGTTTTTTTAGTAAATTATCTGATAAATTAACAAAGTTATGACAGCAATGATTCCAGCAATTTAAAAAAAAAATACTCAATTGTAATGAAAAATATAGATAATAAATAATTGGGGGTTAACTACTAAGTTTTGTTTGACTGATTTGTTTAAGAGATAATCGTAAAGTCTCAGCTCTCAGCTATCAGTTATCAGCTATCAGCTCTCAGTTATCAGCTATCAGCTCTCAGTTATCAGCTATCAGCTATCAGTTATCAGCTCTCAGCTTTTGAATAAAACAGGTAAGCATTGGTTTAATCTCTGTTACGTCAGCTGAAGGCTGACGGCTGAAGGCTGACCGCTGACCACTGACCGCTAAAATTAAATACTAGCTAGTTATTACTATCTAGATCCTTAAGTTTTAGGAGTGGGCTTCGATGGTCCTGTTGATCTCAGTCTCTCCCCACACCACTTTTCATGAGTTGTGATGTCAACAGCAGGAAAGTGATTAAGGGGGAGATTGTGTCTATTATTTTAGGGAGTAGGGAGTAGGGAATAGGGAGTAGGGAATAGGGAGTAGGGAGTAGGGAGTAGGGAGTCGGGAGAAGAGTTTTAGGGTGAGTTATCAGCTATTAGTTATAAGCTATCAGCTATCAGCTATCAGCTATCAGCTATCAGCTATTATTTATCAGCTATTAGCTGAATACTTACATTGTTCATGACCTATAGCGTTTCTCATAGCTATGAGGTACACAATATTTTTCACCTCTTGCCTCTTGCCTTTTGCCTTTTGCCTTTTGCCTCTTACCTGCTCCCTGCTCCCTGCTCCCTAAAACCCAGACATTTTTACCTCACAAGTCGTAGAATTGCTATAAAATTGTAGATGTTGGTATAAATTTTATGGAGGAAGTCTTGTGGTGAAATCCCCTACTCCCGTAATAACTCAACTACCTATTCTGGAAAATGGCGATCGCTTAAGTAGAGTAGAATTTGAACGACGCTATCATCAAATGCCTGAAATTAGGAAGGCGGAGTTAATTGAGGGGGTAGTTTACGTGGCATCACCAGTTAGGGTCAATAAGCATGGTCAACCTCATGGTAGGATTATTACCTGGCTAGGGACATATGAAGCCGCAACCCCTGGCATCATGCTGTGTGACAATTCTACAGTGCGGCTAGATTTTGATAATGAACCCCAACCAGATGCTTTGTTGCGCATTGAACAAGACAAAGGTGGACAGTCGAGAATTAGTGAGGATGATTACATTGAAGGTGCGCCGGAGTTGATTGTGGAGGTTGCCGCTAGTAGTGCTTCCTATGACCTCTATGATAAGCTGCGAGCCTATCGTCGGAATGGAGTGAAAGAGTATTTAGTTTGGCTAACCCAGGAGCAGGAGTTTCGCTGGTATGTGTTGCGCGAAGGGGAATATGTGCAACAGCAGCCAGATGCAGGTATATTGAGTAGCCTGGTGTTTCCTGGATTGCGCTTAGGGGTGGAGGCTTTATTAGCTGGAAAGATGCAGCAGGTGTTGGCGGTATTGCAAGAAGGGATAGATTCCGAGATGCATCAAGAGTTTGTAGCGCGATTATAGCAATTCCACGACTTGTGAGGTACAAATATCTAGGTTTTAGGGAGCAGGGAGTAGGGAGTAGGGAGTAGGGACTTCGGAGTAGGGAGTAGGGTAAGCTATGAGGTATAGCGCTACGCCCAAGGCAGCTATGCTGAAGGCAGCTATGCTGAAGGCAGAAGGCAGAAGTTGACTCTAACAAGGTTTTAGAGGAGATGTCAAGCTCAAACTATCAGGTTCAACAGAGGATCATGTACCACACTGACCCACCCCGTCCTCCCAGGGAAACTATGCCCACTATGTATGATCTACCTAGTGAAGACCCAGAGGAGCCTGGTTTGCCTGACGAATTTCATGACTTCCAACCCCAGCTATTGCGAGAAACTTGCCAACCTCCCAACTATCCTAGGGAGGAAATGTTCATTGGTACAGACCTGAATTTATATTACGATAGCCGTCATTCGTTATGGCACAAGCGACCGGATTGGTTTCTGGTATTGGGTGTGACTCGCGCTCAACAACAACTTGACCTGCGCTGGAGTTATGTGGTTTGGCAGGAAGGAATAGCCCCATTTTTGGTAGTGGAACTCCTATCACCAGGTACGGAAGCTGAAGATTTAGGACAAACCCTAAGGTCTGCGAACAAGCCACCTACTAAATGGCAAGCTTATGAGCAGTATATGCGGATTCCTTACTATGTAGTTTTTGACCGTTATGACAACCAGTTGCGGGTGTTTCAATTAATGCCCATACAGTATCAGGCGGTAGAACTTTCTGAACCGAAATTTTGGTTTCCAAGGCTGGAATTAGGGTTAGGAGTTTGGCAGGGGAAATATCAAGAAACAGAAGGGTTGTGGCTGCGTTGGTATGATGGCGCAGGTAATTGGATTCCAACTTCAGCAGAACGGGCTGAACAGGAACACCAACGGGCTGAACAGGAACGCCAACGGGCTGAACGATTGGCAGAACGATTGCGTAGCCTTGGGGTCAATCCTGATGATTTGTAATTATAGGGAGTAGGGAGTAGGGAGTGGGGAGTAGGGAGTAGGGAGTAGAGTTTCAGCTATCAGCTATCAGCTATCAGCTATTAGCTATCAGCTATCAGCTATCAGCTATCAGCTATCAGCTTTTGAATAAAATGAAACAGGCAAGATGCCGGTTCTAGAGTTGAGGCAACAGGCAAGATGCCGGTTCTACACTTGAGGCAACAGGCAAGATGCCTGTTCTACACTGGGGACACAGGCAAGATGCCGGTTCTACACTTGAGGCAACAGGCAAGATGCCTGTTCTAGAGTTGAGGCAACAGGCAAGATGCCTGTTCTACACTGGGGACACAGGCAAGATGCCGGTTCTACACTTGAGGCAACAGGCAAGATGCCGGTTCTACACTTGAGGCAACAGGCAAGATGCCTGTTCTACACTTGAGGCAACAGGCAAGATGCCTGTTCTACACTCTTCTCCCCCCTGCTCCCGATTCCCGATTCCCGATTCCCGATTCCCGATTCCCGATTCCCGATTCCCGATTCCCGATTCCCGATTCTAAATTCGCGCATTCCCTACTCCCTACTCCCTACTCCCTACTCCCTTTGCGATATGAATATACTGACTGACTTAGTTAAAGCATTGCTACGGTATCAAGGAAGAGATTGGCAGAGCTTTGATCCGATTATCCTTCGGAAAGCGGGGATGCCTGGAGTGGAGCCAGATGCTTGTTTCTACATCCAAAATTATCAAGCAATTTTAGGAAAGCGAAGACTAGACCTGAGCCAAGATCCACCTCCGGACCTCGCCCTAGAAATTGACCTGACTTCAATTACTGATATTAACGACTATAGCGGTTTTCAATTAGGTGAGGTACATATTTTGAGGGAGTAGGGAGCAGGGAGTAGGGAGTAGGGAGCAGTGAATTCAGAAGACGTAAGAGCTAAGAGGGTAAAAATTATGTGTACCTCATTAGAATAAAAACCGCTATACATTCCCCTAGCTGTTCCAGAAGTTTGGATTTACAAAGCTGACACAATTCACATCTATCGATTTGAAAGCGATCGCTATTTAGAGGTTCAAACCAGCCAAATTTTTCCAAATTTCCCGGTGAAAGAAACCATTCCTCAATACGTTAATAGGGCATGGCAGTTTGGTTCTAGTGTGGCTCTGCGAGAATTCGTTGGACTTCTTGGAGAAGAAGGGAGTAGGGAATAGGGAATAGGGAGTAGGGAGTAGGGAGTCGGGAGTCGGGAGAAAAGTTTCAGGGTAAGCTATAGCGCTACGCGCAAGGCAAGAGGCAAGATGCCTATTCTACTCTTGGGGCACAGGCAAGATGCCTGTTCTACTCTTGGGGCACAGGCAAGATGCCTATTCTACTCTTGGGGCACAGGCAAGATGCCTGTTCTACTTTTGGGGCACAGGCAAGATGCCTGTTCTACTCTTGGGGCACAGGCAAGATGCCTATTCTACTCTTGGGGCACAGGCAAGATGCCTATTCTACTCTTGGGGCACAGGCAAGATGCCTGTTCTACTCTTGGGGCACAGGCAAGATGCCTGTTCTACTTTTGGGGCACAGGCAAGATGCCTATTCTACTCTTGGGGCACAGGCAAGATGCCTGTTCTACTTTTGGGGCACAGGCAAGATGCCTGTTCTACTTTTGGGGCACAGGCAAGATGCCTGTTCTACTTTTGGGGCACAGGCAAGATGCCTATTCTACTCTTGGGGCACAGGCAAGATGCCTGTTCTACTTTTGGGGCACAGGCAAGATGCCTGTTCTACCATTGCTTTACCACATTTCCCATACTCTTATCCCTACTCACCATACTCCCTGTTTCCGATTCTAAATTCTAAATTCTAAATTCCCTGCTCCCTGCTCCCTGCTCCCTGCTCCCTGCTCCCTG encodes:
- a CDS encoding Uma2 family endonuclease codes for the protein MVKSPTPVITQLPILENGDRLSRVEFERRYHQMPEIRKAELIEGVVYVASPVRVNKHGQPHGRIITWLGTYEAATPGIMLCDNSTVRLDFDNEPQPDALLRIEQDKGGQSRISEDDYIEGAPELIVEVAASSASYDLYDKLRAYRRNGVKEYLVWLTQEQEFRWYVLREGEYVQQQPDAGILSSLVFPGLRLGVEALLAGKMQQVLAVLQEGIDSEMHQEFVARL
- a CDS encoding Uma2 family endonuclease, with protein sequence MYHTDPPRPPRETMPTMYDLPSEDPEEPGLPDEFHDFQPQLLRETCQPPNYPREEMFIGTDLNLYYDSRHSLWHKRPDWFLVLGVTRAQQQLDLRWSYVVWQEGIAPFLVVELLSPGTEAEDLGQTLRSANKPPTKWQAYEQYMRIPYYVVFDRYDNQLRVFQLMPIQYQAVELSEPKFWFPRLELGLGVWQGKYQETEGLWLRWYDGAGNWIPTSAERAEQEHQRAEQERQRAERLAERLRSLGVNPDDL
- a CDS encoding Uma2 family endonuclease, which gives rise to MNILTDLVKALLRYQGRDWQSFDPIILRKAGMPGVEPDACFYIQNYQAILGKRRLDLSQDPPPDLALEIDLTSITDINDYSGFQLGEVHILRE